GCCAGGAAGATTGTAAGGGAGCATCCCAAAAGCTTTGCAGATGTCATGAAAGATGGCACTCTAATTGGCAGCGGCTTTGGATCCCTTGCGACTCAGTTAAAAACACGGGTAGAGCATGTTAATCGTGGGAGCATTCTCTCTAGACGAAGGAAGtcaaaaaatgtctcaaaatcaCCTGCAGATCTAGCTAGAGGACCAGCTGACCAATATGGCTGCGTAAGATGGCAGCCTGACTGTCCAGTGGACGAAACTGAAGAAAGTCTCaaagataaacagagagaaatgaaagacCTCTACAGCACTGAGGGGCCATCTGGTGCAGATAGAGGACATTTGACTCACTTAATGAAAGCAACCTACTACTTGCAAAGAAAAACTATCAATGCCAGCCCACCCCCTtcgatcactgagctgaagaatCAATGGCCATATCTTTTCACACCAAAAGAGCTTTACAGCCATTTCCAACTGCTTACTGACATTGACATACTGCATAAAATGGAGCAGGCCGTAGAAGACAAAGGGAAGCTGATCCTCAAGTTTTTTGAGAAGAAGACAGCAGGGCCTAATGCAGATGAGAAAGAGCGCATCTTGGTCAAGTACAGCGAAGACAAGTGTGATCCATTCCCATGTGTGATCCTCCTGCTTATGGCTCACTTCAAAGAGAACCCTGACGAACTCATTTTGCAGACAGATGTAAGTGTGAAATTGTAGTTTGAAGGGACAGCAGAAGTACACATGTTCTTTACTCAAGTGGAATGACCTCTCAATGATAAAACTAAAAAGTCATCCTATGAAAGACATTTCTGCAGCCCTTTTCTCACACTCTACCATTTCTCTTGATTTTAGAGGCATGCTATTAAGGTGTATTGGGTCATTATGATGATATACTCAAAATTGAGACTGAAAGTAATTGTCTGtcaattttttctgttttgttttgtttttaggtgTTGGGAACCGCAGCTGATGCCGAAAGAACACTGCTGCTTCCTGACTCTCCAAGACTAATTGTCTTAGGTATGCTATAGGCTACAGTATTTCTAATGCCTACACACtagggtgtgtttgttttgactgaacTAAGATACCATATCTCCAGAACTAGGGGAGGGAGTTTCTTCAGATTTGGCACAAATGTCAATTTGGAAAAATGGATGAACTTATTAGATTTTGGAGGTCAGACGTCAGGGCTACTGTGACCTATGTGATGTGATTTGGCAAAGAATCCATACATTTAATATGACACATGTCTAATAGTATAAAATGAAGTGACATTGCCATTCCAAAAGGTTCAAGCTGTAACCAAAAGTTCAAAAGGCTTTATTTGgtgtaaaataacagaaagGGATCAAAACCAGGCAGGCAGGACGATCAGCAGACAAATCGAAGAAGAGAAGGCAGAATCTCCAAAACCagggaacaggcagacaggcagaacAAATGCTGGAAAGCTAGGAACAAACACTCTAGACATCTGGCAGAGGACAAGAGTAGATGGACTAGTATGTGAAGGGGGGTGATaacttattataataataataataataataatgtaacaccGTCTCCAGGTGTGGAGATGGGCAGGGAAACACATGTGAGGGGAATGGACTGATGAGGGTGGCAGGATCTGTAATGACAGGAGAATTTAGAGATCTGgtaaacatacacataaacacactgatcAACCCATAACTAAAGGTCTGCTTTACTGGGATGTCATCATTTTGTGCAGAAACCCTCCTCTGTCTGTTGTTCAACACCCACATTTGGTCAGAAACTAAATTAGTCACTCTAATCTTGGGTGCCCACCTTGAAGCTCTGCTAATAGTAGATCTTTCTGTACTGCTGAGTGGAAGATGTGTGTGATATATCCACATTTTAGCAGCATCCATATCTGAAACATTGCCTGCTGTCATGGAGACCACTTTGTGTTGTATCAGTCAGCTTTAATGGCCAATAATATCAACACATAAAAggaattaaaatgtttgtgaaGTATTGCAAAGAGTTTATTGTGGATATGCTTATGTGGAAACGAGATTTAAAAAAACGAgataaaacaagataaaaaaaaaacattaacttatAAACcatatgtttgtttatgtttaggTGAAGTGCTCACATCAAAGGAGTGGATGCTGAGCATCGAGGGGCAGGTGGTTGTGCCTCCACACCCCAACTTTTCGGCAGGACTGGCAGCGCTGTTTTCATCCTACTACAGCTTCAATCTGGTGTACCAGGAGCAAGCTGCATGCACCTTGGAATTCATCCAAAGGTGAGTAGATGCTTAGTACTTGTTAAGTTTGCTATCATGACAACTGGACAAGACATTAACAAGACATTATTTTGACTTGACAGTTTTTAAGTTCTTAAGGTACAGTCTTGTGGCAAGAAATGCAAACTACCCTTTTAACTGTTATGGCCTtacataatgtgtgtgtcagagataTTTTCTATTTCAGCTTGCCTACGTGCCTGGACTGCaaaaattaaatgatgaaatagCATAAT
This is a stretch of genomic DNA from Scomber japonicus isolate fScoJap1 chromosome 16, fScoJap1.pri, whole genome shotgun sequence. It encodes these proteins:
- the LOC128375020 gene encoding uncharacterized protein LOC128375020 — protein: MACNDARSSVYSIGDFIRSFSDDYGGLCRRAGRRDKGCDTGVEARYCTDVASLVFSCETAGREPPFSPLQVRGCQGKPHAVTTTTEDLKSNIDHMQLVLLCREQDFKSFGQEIVFSPLIKDLKELEDSGIVLNNGKVIKGFVCAIAGDNLGSHCIGGFVENFSKSSHFLTLTAIEPPDLMFNPVTQDPSSSQSRSTSPSPLSYDSSGMTVNLSSWPEIFTFPWNRMPTGIRNAIAQETRPSAKDRREMVRVVVDDMRLSALNPSKSQCQTVARKIVREHPKSFADVMKDGTLIGSGFGSLATQLKTRVEHVNRGSILSRRRKSKNVSKSPADLARGPADQYGCVRWQPDCPVDETEESLKDKQREMKDLYSTEGPSGADRGHLTHLMKATYYLQRKTINASPPPSITELKNQWPYLFTPKELYSHFQLLTDIDILHKMEQAVEDKGKLILKFFEKKTAGPNADEKERILVKYSEDKCDPFPCVILLLMAHFKENPDELILQTDVLGTAADAERTLLLPDSPRLIVLGEVLTSKEWMLSIEGQVVVPPHPNFSAGLAALFSSYYSFNLVYQEQAACTLEFIQRCFVGINPSSGTKTAKLKNTINPHVSSLLRRLMDYEWLSA